tccttctcattcccccatttcctcttcttctcaTCACTCCTCTGGCAAAGAGGTTTCTATATTATACATCTCTTTCAATTCATGCCACGACATTTTGTTACGATCAATGTGATACTATATTTGTCGTGTTACTTTTCATTTgtcattgtttttctttttctattcttCCTGATTCACATTTCATGGGACTATGTTACATGAATCCTTTGTTTGCCTTGTAATAGTATCAAAGATGTTATAAGTGTGtggaaaattcatgaaaaattcTCCAAACAAAATGGTGAAATGTTGTAGAATATACACACACAGGATATTGGTTATCTACCCGTAAACAAGTCCACGTAACCTAGAAGTATAATTGGAATATCTACCATGTTAAGAAATAGAGGATTAGAAGTTAGATAGGGGGATGAATTGCAGAATGAATCCTTTCCTTCCTTTTAATGGTAATGAAAAGCTGATCAAAGTAATTCTCTATGCAGGCATTTAGCAAAGTTATTCGTAGCTGGACTTCGAAAAAGTTCATCAGCGGATGGTTAGTCATTTTCTTTTGCTCAGAAATCTGTTGCTCCTGTAGTGCCACTGCTTTTCTCTTAGCTGAACGGTACCTTTGCATATAAATGTTTTATAATTGTTTTGCAGTGTCATCTTATTTCCCATAGCCATAACCTTCTACATCACCTGGTGGTTCATTCATTTTGTGGATGACTTCTTTTCTCCAATCTATAATCATCTCGGAATCAATGTATTTGGTTAGTACCCATGCTCTTTACGTTCTCGTCTATTTGACTGTACAAAACTGACATCTAGCTTTTGTAAGCATTTGTTATTTCTTTTTATGGCATGAGTTTGGGAGGGTGAAGGGGAAAGAGCTGAGACTTTGAGGATAAACATGACATAATTGTTCTTCGGACTTCACCACTTTTGGGGTCAATCTATTAGGAATAGGATTACATAGTCATGGTTCGAGAAGCCATTGCCATTATTATTTTCATACTTCGCATCCATAGATACATCTTATATTTACAATTGATCTTATCATTTTCGCCTCCTAGCATGCAGAATCTTACATCACAGTTTTAGAAATATAATTTGAGGGTGTGCCTAAGGTGTAGCTTCAGCCAAAAATGAAATATGAGGATAGAGACTCACCTTAAAGATTAAGATGGTTTATAGTGGTCAGTGATTTTGTGTGTGTGCCTCTCATTTTATGTATGGATATGTCCCTCCAATTTGATTGACTATATTCTATATTAACATATTTAATTTGAATAGATGGTTGCTCTTACGCAAAATGTCTCTCTCTTAAGCTACTTCATGAAAAACTTGTGGTATCTGATCCTTGTATTGATGATGGAAACATCTGTTGCTGCTGTTGAATGAGCACTGCATTTATCATTAGTGTTCATACTGATTCACAGGCCTTGGATTTGTTACCTCCATGACCTTCATCTTCTTCGTGGGGGTGTTCATGTCCTCATGGTTAGGTGCATCTCTTCTTAGTTTAGGAGAGTGGTTCATAAAAAAAATGCCCCTCATGAGCTATATATACTCTGCCTCCAAGCAAATTAGCTCAGCAATTTCACCAGGTAACCTACTAAATTTTGATGTTTGATTCTGAACGTTCCAAATGCTAAACAGAATGCGGCAATTTTTTCCAGATAAGACTACACATGCCTTTAAAGAAGTGGCCATAATAAGGCATCCGCGGCTTGGTGAGTATGCATTTGGCTTCATCACTTCAACTGTCATACTTCACAAGAATACAGGTACAGAGGAGCTTTGTTGTGTTTATGTGCCGACTAATCACCTCTACCTTGGAGATATATTTCTTGTAAATTCTACGGACGTTATGAGGCCCAATCTCTCTGTTCGAGAGGGGATAGGTAAGACTCTAAATTGGAACCTTTTTACTTAACTAACTTTGCAATTTTTTACTTTCATCTCTTCTTACTATGTTTATATTTCAAATGATGTAGAAATTGTTATCTCGGGGGGCATGGCTGTACCAAAGGTACTGAACATACAGGAAGTGCAATCCATTTTGTCTCCAAGAATTGGAAAATTTGCAGTTCCACAAGTGTGATTACCCAAAACAGTTGAACATTCATCCCTGAGAAACCATGAAAAAGATAGTTGGACGTGTAAACTGGACAAACAGAGTGTAGAAATGGGGTTAATAATTTTGGATAGAGGTTCTTACAAGAATATAACCCAATTCATTTCCTCTGATCTTTGTGAATTTTTGGTACATTTATCTGATTTTTTTGTAAAACAACACTAAACAAACGAGATTTTGTGAAGTGAGCTCTAGTTAGATATTGAATACGAGTCATCCCTATACAGATGGTCTTGTATTTCCACGTAGCTTTACTTTTCAACAActtgtttttctttttggatTGGAACAACATTATGTTATAAAGGAGCGCGTCAATAATCTAAGAATGGTATGGGTCATTTGTTAGTTTATGAAACCAATGTTTCTGGCCTCTGGGCTAGAATCTGGCCGGTGGCAATAATCTGAGCTTGAATCCATTGTCTTTTGTCTACTACCATTCTGTTGGGTTCATCTCTCCTCTGCTACCTTTAAGAAAGTTTGAAGTTTGAAAACCATTTCAAATAGAGTTAAATTCTATGCGCAGACCGTAAAAGATATACAATTATTCATTTATTCAATGTGTGCATAGGAACTTAAATCCTTTTAAATCTGTTTCTAAAGTACGCTGATAGTGTAAATTTATTCATTGTGTGTATAGGAAGCTTAAATCCTTTTAAATCTGTTTCAAAAGAAACAGAAGTTAAAATGGCTGCCATTTTCGCATGGTATTGGTAGGCGGCTTTGAGGGTCCAAAAGCCTGGGAACTGATTAGTGACTACTAAATTCTACTATTCCTACCAAGGTTCAACCAAACATCCGTTATCGTCCAGCGGTTAGGATATCTGGCTTTCACCCAGGAGACCCGGGTTCGATTCCCGGTAACGGAACTTTTTTCCCTGATGACATTCTTATTTTTTGCTTATAAAATGTTTCCGAATTGAGCACTTGCAAGTTGCAAGCAAACCAGATACTAACTAATCTCAAGCCTCAAGGTGAGAATACTTGACAGGAGGTCAAATGTTAGCGTCCCCTAAATTCTACATGCTTAAGTTAACACACTCCGAACTTCAATGTACAAGTC
Above is a genomic segment from Lycium barbarum isolate Lr01 chromosome 12, ASM1917538v2, whole genome shotgun sequence containing:
- the LOC132622624 gene encoding protein LIKE COV 1-like codes for the protein MATPRSDMKDREIELLIPVGGIENNATHSKSSSPSHSPISSSSHHSSGKEAFSKVIRSWTSKKFISGCVILFPIAITFYITWWFIHFVDDFFSPIYNHLGINVFGLGFVTSMTFIFFVGVFMSSWLGASLLSLGEWFIKKMPLMSYIYSASKQISSAISPDKTTHAFKEVAIIRHPRLGEYAFGFITSTVILHKNTGTEELCCVYVPTNHLYLGDIFLVNSTDVMRPNLSVREGIEIVISGGMAVPKVLNIQEVQSILSPRIGKFAVPQV